A DNA window from Enterobacter asburiae contains the following coding sequences:
- the hisJ gene encoding histidine ABC transporter substrate-binding protein HisJ, with product MKKLVLSLSLVLAFSSATAAFAAIPQKIRIGTDPTYAPFESKNSKGELVGFDIDLANELCKRIKAQCTYVENPLDALIPSLKAKKIDVIMSSLSITEKRQQEIAFTDKLYAADSRLVVAKASDIQPTLESLKGKRVGVLQGTTQETYGNEHWAPKGIEIVSYQGQENIYADLTAGRIDAAFQDEVAASEGFLKTPVGKDYKFGGPSIKDVKLFGVGTGMGLRKEDNELREALNKAFAEMRADGTYDKLAKKYFDFNVYGG from the coding sequence ATGAAAAAACTCGTGTTGTCACTATCTCTGGTGCTGGCCTTTTCCAGCGCCACCGCGGCATTCGCAGCCATTCCGCAGAAAATTCGGATTGGTACCGATCCAACCTATGCGCCGTTCGAATCGAAGAATTCAAAGGGTGAACTGGTCGGTTTTGACATCGATCTGGCCAATGAGCTGTGCAAACGCATCAAAGCACAGTGTACCTACGTTGAGAACCCGCTGGATGCGCTGATCCCGTCCCTGAAAGCGAAAAAAATCGACGTAATCATGTCCTCGCTCTCCATCACCGAAAAACGCCAGCAGGAGATTGCCTTCACCGACAAACTCTACGCGGCCGATTCTCGTCTGGTGGTGGCTAAAGCTTCTGACATTCAGCCAACGCTGGAGTCCCTGAAAGGCAAACGCGTCGGCGTGCTGCAGGGCACCACGCAGGAAACTTACGGCAACGAACACTGGGCGCCGAAGGGGATTGAAATCGTCTCCTATCAGGGCCAGGAAAATATCTACGCAGACCTGACGGCAGGCCGAATTGATGCGGCATTCCAGGATGAAGTCGCGGCAAGCGAAGGCTTCCTGAAAACGCCGGTGGGTAAAGATTACAAGTTTGGCGGCCCGTCCATTAAGGACGTGAAGTTGTTTGGTGTGGGCACCGGCATGGGCCTGCGCAAAGAAGACAATGAGCTGCGTGAGGCGCTGAACAAAGCGTTTGCTGAAATGCGCGCTGACGGCACCTACGACAAGCTGGCGAAAAAGTATTTTGATTTTAATGTTTACGGCGGCTAA
- a CDS encoding histidine ABC transporter permease HisQ codes for MLYGFSGVILQGALVTLELAISSVVLAVLIGLAGAGAKLSANKPLALIFEGYTTLIRGVPDLVLMLLIFYGLQIALNSVTDAMGMGQIDIDPMVAGIITLGFIYGAYFTETFRGAYMAVPKGHIEAATAFGFTSSQTFRRIMFPAMMRYALPGIGNNWQVILKATALVSLLGLEDVVKATQLAGKSTWEPFYFAVVCGVIYLVFTTASNGVLLLLERRYSVGVKRADL; via the coding sequence ATGCTGTACGGATTTTCTGGCGTTATTTTACAGGGCGCGCTTGTCACCCTTGAGCTGGCTATCAGCTCCGTGGTGCTGGCGGTGCTGATAGGTCTGGCAGGCGCAGGGGCGAAGCTTTCGGCTAACAAACCGCTGGCGCTTATTTTTGAAGGCTACACCACGCTTATTCGCGGCGTTCCCGATCTGGTGCTGATGCTGCTGATCTTTTACGGTCTGCAGATTGCGTTGAACAGCGTAACGGACGCGATGGGCATGGGACAAATTGATATCGACCCGATGGTGGCCGGTATTATTACCCTCGGTTTTATCTACGGTGCCTACTTCACCGAAACCTTCCGCGGTGCCTACATGGCCGTTCCGAAAGGCCACATTGAGGCGGCAACCGCATTTGGTTTTACCTCTTCACAAACGTTTCGTCGGATTATGTTCCCGGCCATGATGCGCTATGCGCTGCCGGGCATCGGCAACAACTGGCAGGTTATCCTCAAAGCTACAGCGCTGGTCTCGCTGCTCGGTCTGGAAGACGTCGTGAAAGCGACTCAGCTGGCGGGCAAGAGCACCTGGGAGCCGTTCTACTTTGCGGTGGTCTGTGGCGTGATTTATCTGGTCTTTACGACCGCCTCCAATGGTGTGCTGCTTCTGCTCGAGCGTCGCTACTCCGTGGGTGTGAAGAGGGCTGACCTGTGA
- a CDS encoding ABC transporter permease has product MIEIIQEYWKSLLWTDGYRFTGVAITLWLLISSVVMGGILAVFLAIGRVSNNKFIQFPIWLFTYVFRGTPLYVQLLVFYSGMYTLEIVKGTEMLNAFFRSGLNCTVLALTLNTCAYTTEIFAGAIRSVPYGEIEAARAYGFSSVKLYRCIILPSALRIALPAYSNEVILMLHSTALAFTATVPDLLKIARDINSATYQPFTAFGIAAVLYLIISYVLISLFRKAEKRWLQHIKPSSTH; this is encoded by the coding sequence GTGATTGAGATTATTCAGGAATACTGGAAATCGCTGCTGTGGACGGATGGCTACCGCTTTACCGGCGTGGCGATTACGCTCTGGCTGCTGATCTCCTCCGTGGTGATGGGCGGCATTCTGGCGGTGTTTCTTGCCATTGGCCGCGTGTCGAACAATAAATTTATCCAGTTCCCGATCTGGCTGTTTACCTACGTGTTTCGCGGTACGCCGCTGTACGTGCAGCTGCTGGTGTTCTATTCGGGGATGTATACGCTTGAGATCGTAAAAGGCACTGAGATGCTGAATGCGTTCTTCCGCAGCGGTCTGAACTGTACGGTGCTGGCGTTGACGCTCAACACCTGCGCCTACACCACCGAGATTTTCGCCGGGGCAATTCGCTCTGTCCCTTACGGTGAGATTGAAGCGGCGCGCGCGTACGGCTTTTCCTCAGTGAAACTTTATCGCTGCATTATTCTGCCGTCGGCACTGCGTATCGCGTTACCGGCGTACAGTAACGAAGTGATTTTGATGCTGCACTCCACCGCGCTCGCCTTTACCGCGACGGTGCCGGATCTGCTCAAAATCGCGCGCGATATTAACTCCGCGACCTATCAGCCGTTTACCGCGTTTGGCATTGCGGCGGTGCTCTATTTAATTATCTCTTATGTTCTGATTAGCCTGTTCCGTAAGGCTGAAAAACGCTGGTTGCAGCATATAAAACCTTCTTCGACGCACTGA
- the hisP gene encoding histidine ABC transporter ATP-binding protein HisP: protein MAENKLNVIDLHKRYGEHEVLKGVSLQANAGDVISIIGSSGSGKSTFLRCINFLEKPSEGSIVVSGQNINLVRDKDGQLKVADKHQLRLLRTRLTMVFQHFNLWSHMTVLENVMEAPIQVLGLSKQEARERAVKYLAKVGIDERQQMKYPVHLSGGQQQRVSIARALAMEPEVLLFDEPTSALDPELVGEVLRIMQKLAEEGKTMVVVTHEMGFARNVSNHVIFLHQGKIEEQGHPDEVLANPQSPRLQQFLKGSLK, encoded by the coding sequence ATGGCTGAGAACAAATTAAACGTTATTGATTTGCACAAACGCTACGGCGAACATGAAGTGCTGAAAGGGGTGTCGCTGCAGGCGAATGCGGGCGACGTGATCAGTATTATCGGCTCATCCGGCTCGGGTAAAAGTACCTTCCTGCGCTGCATTAACTTCCTCGAAAAACCGAGCGAAGGCTCGATTGTGGTGAGCGGGCAGAATATTAACCTGGTCCGTGATAAAGACGGCCAGCTGAAGGTCGCGGATAAGCACCAGCTGCGACTGCTGCGTACGCGCCTGACGATGGTGTTCCAGCACTTCAACCTCTGGAGCCACATGACGGTGCTGGAGAACGTGATGGAAGCACCGATTCAGGTGCTGGGCCTGAGCAAGCAGGAAGCCCGCGAGCGCGCGGTGAAATACCTGGCGAAAGTGGGTATCGACGAGCGCCAGCAGATGAAATACCCGGTGCATCTCTCCGGCGGTCAGCAGCAGCGCGTCTCCATCGCCCGCGCGCTGGCGATGGAACCGGAGGTGCTGCTGTTCGACGAACCGACCTCCGCGCTGGACCCGGAACTCGTTGGCGAAGTGCTGCGCATCATGCAGAAGCTGGCCGAAGAGGGCAAAACGATGGTGGTGGTGACGCACGAGATGGGCTTCGCCCGTAACGTCTCGAACCACGTTATCTTCCTGCATCAGGGGAAAATTGAAGAGCAGGGCCACCCGGACGAGGTGCTGGCGAACCCGCAAAGCCCGCGCCTGCAGCAGTTCCTGAAAGGGTCGTTGAAGTAG
- a CDS encoding GNAT family N-acetyltransferase, whose translation MATITTPRLHLTPFEPTDWAFFRSLREDRSIMRYMAAIAPEKETRRTFAARLMAEHVFVIRSLEDDTPLGDIGLQISPENREEADIGYTVVPAAQGKGIASEALRAVCDYAFNQTSVKAINAYVLADNGGSVRVLEKAGFVRTQVLEKAYEIDGVRYDDWVYRLEYSAA comes from the coding sequence ATGGCAACCATCACCACACCCCGGCTTCACCTCACTCCTTTCGAACCCACTGACTGGGCCTTCTTCCGTTCGCTGCGTGAAGATCGCAGCATCATGCGCTACATGGCCGCCATCGCGCCGGAAAAAGAGACCCGACGCACGTTTGCCGCACGCCTGATGGCGGAGCATGTCTTTGTGATCCGCTCTCTGGAGGACGATACGCCGCTGGGCGATATCGGCCTGCAAATCAGCCCTGAGAATCGTGAAGAGGCCGATATTGGCTATACGGTTGTGCCTGCCGCGCAGGGAAAAGGGATTGCCAGCGAGGCGCTGCGCGCGGTGTGTGATTACGCGTTTAACCAGACCAGCGTGAAAGCGATTAACGCGTACGTGCTGGCAGATAACGGCGGTTCGGTGCGGGTGCTGGAGAAAGCCGGGTTTGTGCGCACGCAGGTGCTGGAAAAGGCGTATGAAATTGACGGCGTGCGCTATGACGACTGGGTGTATCGGCTGGAGTACAGTGCGGCTTGA